The genomic region ACGGTGTCGGGCCCGTCGCCGACTGGGTACGTGCCCGGCTCGCGGACTGGACCGCATGAGCGTCACGGCCACCGCCCGGATGACGGCGCGGGCCGACGGACGGGGATCCACCGTGTTGCCGGTCCTGGAGAGCGAGGGGCCGCTGGCCCTGCGCCGGACCAGATCCCCTGATCCCGCGTACGCACGTGTCACCTTGGTGGGCGCGATGAGCGCGCCCCTCGGCGGGGACCGGCTCGCGGTCGAGGCTCTGGCCGAGGACGGCGCACGGGTGGTGGTGGACTCGGCCGCGGCCACCGTGGCGCTCCCCGGGGCCGGCCCGGATGCCCGCCCCGCCTCGTACGACGTGCGGCTGAGCGTGGGGGAGGGGGCCGAACTCCACTGGCTCCCCGAACAGATCGTCTCCGCGCACGGCAGCGATCTCGACATGACCACCCGGGCCGAACTCGCCGGGACCGCGCGCCTGGTGCTCCGTGAGGAACAGATCCTCGGCCGGCACGGTGAGCGCACCGGCAGGCTCTCGACGCGTCTGACCGTGCGGAGGGCCGGCCGGCCGCTGCTCGACCAGCAACTGGCCTACGGGCCGGGAACGCCAGGAGGCTGGGACGGCGCGGCCGTCCTGGGCGGCCATCGTGCTGTCGGGCAGCTGCTCGTCGTCGACCCCGCGTTCGACGACGGTCTTCCCGCGCCGCGGCTGCTAGGCCCCACCGCCGCGCTCACCCCTCTGGCCGGGCCGGCTGTCCTGGTGACGGCACTCGCCGCCGACGCGCGGCTGCTGCGCGCGGTGCTGGACGAGGCGCTGGAAGGTCTGCTGAAGGAGACAAAGGCCCTTCGGGAGCCGTGAGTTCGCTCAGCGGGACAGGGGGCACCGGTTATTGGTTCGGTAAAGAAACATGCGTACGCCCTGTTCTCGGCAACCCCACAGACGAAAGGATCCGCCTGGACACATGAACCACTGCGCCGCCACGCGCGGCGCATCACGCAGGGGGAGGTTCCACTTGAAGCGCACGGCAGTGCTCGGCTCGGCCGGCACTCTGATCGCGGGCACGCTCATAGCGGGGGCGATAGCCGCACCGGCCGCCGGTGCCGCCGGCCGGCACCACGGCGACCAGGAGGCGCGCGGTGTCCAGATCGCCGCGGCCCGGGCCACGAAGGCCGGAATCGACTGGACGGACTGTCCCGCCGACTGGGCGATCGCCGCGCCCATCCAGTGCGGCTGGGTGAGCGTTCCGCTCGACTACGCCAAGCCGAACGGCAAGCAGATCAAGCTCGCGGTCGACCGGCACGTCAGCACGGGCACGAAGGACGAACGCCAGGGCGCGCTCGTCTACAACCCCGGAGGCCCCGGTGGCTCGGGCATGGCGTTCCCGAAGCGCATCGTCACCAAGAACCCGCTCTGGACGAAGACCGCGAAGGCGTACGACTTCGTCGGCTTCGACCCGCGCGGCGTCGGCCACTCCGCGCCGATCTCCTGCATCGATCCCCAGGAGTTCGTGAAGGCCCCGAAGGCCGATCCGGTACCGGACAGCGAGGCCGACAAGCGGGCCCAGCGCAAGCTCGCGGCCGAGTACGCCGACGGCTGCGCCGAGCGCAGCGGCGACATGCTGCCGCACATGACGACCCCCAACACCGCACGCGACCTGGATGTCATCCGCGCCGCGCTCGGTGAGAGGAAGCTCAACTTCCTGGGTGTCTCCTACGGCACCTACCTGGGCGCCGTCTACGGCACGCTCTTCCCGTCGCACGTACGCCGCATGGTCGTCGACAGCGTGGTCAACCCTGCGAAGGACAACATCTGGTACGAGGCCAACCTCAACCAGGACATCGCCTTCCAGACCCGCTGGAACGACTGGAAGGCGTGGGTCGCCGAGAACGACTCGGCCTACCACATCGGTGACACGCCGGAGAAGGTCGAGCAGGCGTGGCTGACCCTGCGAGCCGCGGCCAAGAAGCACCCGATCGGCGGCGTCCTCGGCCCCGCCGAGCTCACCGGATTCTTCCAGAGCGCGCCGTACTACGACTCCGCCTGGGCGCCCACCGCCCAGGTCTGGAGCGACTACCTGGGCGGCGACACCCAGGCGCTGATCGACGCCGCGGCACCCGACCTGTCGGACACCGCGGGCAACATCAGCTCGGAGAACAGCAACGCCGTGTACACGGCGGTCGAGTGCGCGGACGCCAAGTGGCCCACCAGCTGGAAGAAATGGGACCGCGACAACACCCGGCTGCACAAGGACCACCCGTTCATGACCTGGGCCAACGCCTGGATGAACCTGCCGTGTGCGACCTGGCCGTCCAAGCAGCAGACTCCGCTGGACGTCCGCACCGGCAAGGGCCTGCCTCCGGTACTGATCGTGCAGTCCACACGCGACGCCGCCACCCCGTACGAGGGCGCCGTCGAGCTGCACAAGCGCTTCAAGGGCTCCCGTCTCATCACCGAGAAGGGCGCCGGTTCGCACGGTGTCACGGGCCTGGTCAACCCCTGCGTCAACGAGCGGGTGGACACCTACCTGCTCACCGGGAAGACCGACCGGCGCGATGTGACGTGCACCCCGCACGCCACACCGACTCCGTGATCACCACCTGACGTGAGCGGGCGGCCGATGTCTTCCGGCGGCCGCCCGCTCACCCCCGGGCGGGGTGCACTGCCGCTCACGCCCCCCGGCCGTAGCGCTCCAGCCAGGCGTCCTCGGCCGCGTAGTCGAAGAGCGCCTCGCCGTAGTTGCGGGCCATCTTCGGGAAGGCCTGCTTCCAGTCACGTCCGTGCAGCTGTGCGACAAGCCATTCGACGGTCTGCGGCAGCGACTGGACATAATCCGTTACCGGGCGGTAGCCCAGCTCCCGTTCGGCGGCGGACATGTCGTAGACCACGGGATGCGTACCGCTCCACGGCGTCTCCCCGATGCCACCCTCGGGCGGGGCACCGGCCACCAGCACCGTTTCGGTCTCCAGGCCGAGCACGTCGTCGACAGCAGCGCCGATCTCGGCGACGGTCGGCGCCCCCGGGTCCGCCGCGTTGAGCACCCGGGAAGCCGGACGCAGAGCGGCGAGGCGTATCAGCTCGGCGATGTTGGACACATGGGCCGGATGGAAGCGGCTCGCCCCCTCGTACGCGAGGACCCGCCGCCGGCGTCCGTCCACCAGACGCTTGACGAAATACAGCTCGCGCGGCGTCCGGCAGTGCGCCCCGTGGATCGCGCCGGCCCGGAGCAGCGTCACCGGCAACGCGTCGCCGACCGCGAGCAGTTCCCGCTCCAGCGCGATCTTCCGCGTCCCGTACGACGCGTCCCCCGGGGTGACCGTGCCCTGGGTCTCCGGGACCGGCACGGGATACTCCGGGAAGCCGTCCGGCTCGCCCTGCGTGTCGAAACTCCGGCCCCTGTCGTCCTCGTACACCGCGCCGCTGGATATGACGATCGCGGAGCCGGCCCGGCCCGCGAGCCCGGCGAGCTGCGTGGCGTGGTCCGGGCCGAAGGCGACCATGTCGACCAGGACGTCGCAGCCGTCGCCGAGCGCCGCCTCCAGGGCCCCCTTCTCCTCGCGGTCCACCGCGACGGTGCGGACCCCCTCGTCCCAGCCGCTGTCCCGGCCGCCTCCGCGTGAGGCCGCGGTCACCTCCCAGCCGTCCTCGGCCAGAGCCCGCACCACGGGGCGGCCGATCTGTCCCGTGGCTCCCAGCACGAAAGCTCGTCCTCTGCTCATGCGGGAAACGCTATGGCGGCCTCAGCTGCCGGACCAGTGAAATCGGCCCTCAGCAGATTCCCCGCTCAGCGTGGCCGACGTGGGAACTTCCTGGTCTCCTCGGCCTGCGCCGCCTTCGCCTTGACCGCGTACTCGTCGACGTACTCCTGTCCGGAGAGGGCGAGAATGGCGTACATGATCTCGTCCGTGACCGCCCGGATCGCGGCCTTCTGGTCCTCCAGGCCGGCGTAGCGCGAGAAGTCCAGCGGCTCCCCGAACCGGATCGTGACCCGCTTGACCTTCGGCATCTTCTGTCCGGGCGGCTGGATCTCGAACGTGCCGACCATCGCGCAGGGGATGACCGGCACGCCCGCCCTGATCGCCATCACCGCGACCCCGACCTTGCCCTTGTAGAGCCGCCCGTCGTGCGAGCGGGTGCCCTCGGGATAGATGCCGAGCAGTTCACCCTTGCTCAGCACCCCGAGCCCCTCGCGGATGGCCGCCTGTCCCGCTTCCTTGCCGGACCGGTCCACGGGGATCTGCCCGATGCTGTGGAAGAACGCGGCGGTCAGCTTGCCCTTGATACCGGGGCCGGTGAAGTACTCGGCCTTCGCGAGGAACGTGATGCGGCGCTTGAGGATCGCGGGCATCAGGAAGTGGTCGGAGAAGGAGAGATGGTTGCCCGCGACGATGGCGGCACCGTCGTCGGGGATGTGCTCCAGCCCCTCGATGCGGGGCCGGAACACCAGCCGGAGCAGGGGGCCCAGCACGACGTATTTCAGGACGTAATAGAACACGGCATCTCTCCTATCCTTCTGGACCGGGCTGGTGGCCGCGTTCTGCCAGGTCGCACACGGTGTTGTCGCTCTTGGCCGAATCGACGGCGCAGCGGGCCGCGGACCGGCCTCATCGGACTGGTACCCACTCCTCGTCGCCTCACCTGACGCGTCGACAGTCGGCGGTCCGTGCAGGCACGTCGCTTCTGCCGGTGATCGATCGTAGCCCTGTTCCGGGCACATCCGGGAAGCAGCGCGGAAGGGTCCTCCGCAGTGCGCCGGAAGACCCCTGCCGGTCGCTTCGAGCCTTCCTGACCGTCGGAGGTCCGGGGCTGTGTGCGTCCGGGGCCCGGGCGTCAGCCGCAGGACGCGCGGTAGGCAAGGTGCGGGAACAACTGCCGCCACCGGTCCTCGGGGACGCTCGAGGGATAGGACGTGCACAGGTCCTCGTAGAGTCCGTCGGTGGCGAAGTCGAGCACATAGGTCGTCTCCGGCGTCAGGCCGGAGGTGTCGGAGCCGGTGACGGCCAGCCACCGGGGGCCCTGCGCCGGGTCTCCCGGCGGCACCCGGACGTCGCTCGCCCTCTCCACGGTGAAGAGCTCGGGGGTCTTCCACCGTCCGTCCTTCCCGACCGAATAGACGCGGTAGGGCTCGCTCGTCACGGCGTGGCGGGCGTCAGAGGTCATACTGATCGAGCTGACCTCGCGGTCGAACAGTAGGTCGTGGTCCTGCTTCCGGGGAGCTGCCGGATCCGAGACGTCCCAGAACTCGACGCTTCCGTCGGCCCTGGCCGCCGCCAACTGATCCTTTCCCATGGGGAAGTAGCCCCCGGGAGCTGCCGGAAGCGAAGCTCCCTTGACGGGGTGCGTGGGGCGGGAGAGATCGTAGAGCTGAATGTCGTCACCCGCCGCCTCCGTGACGAGCAGCTGGGACGATTCGTGGTACATGGCGCCGCTCATCAATGCCGCGTCCTTGATAAGACCGCCCTTGCGGGGCCGGGTGGGGTCGGACACGTCCCAGAACCTGATGTGCTCGCCGTCCTCCACCGTGGCCAGAGAGCGTTCTCCCGCGAACCACAGGCTTCCCGTGCTCCCGAGCGAGCTGCTCGCCCTCACTCCGATCGTGCCCCGGAGCACGGGTCTCGCCGGGTCCCGGATGTCCCAGAGAGCGGTGTCCGGTTCCTCGTGCGAGCCCACCGCGAGGAGCATGCCGTCGGGACTCACCGCGATGCTCGGGACGTCGGCGGTGAACGGGATGCCGGAACTCCTCTTCACGCTGCCGTCGGGCCGCAACTGCCAGATCTGGAGGGTGTGGTCCAGCTTTCCGGCCCAGTGGTGGGCGAGGAACACCGGCGACTCGCGCCGGTTCAGGAAGAACTTCGCCTCCCATCCGCCGGGCAGGGCGTACCGGACCTTCGGCTTCTTCAGGTCGCTCACATCCCACACCCTGGTGGTGCGGGTGAAGTCCGACTCCGTCTCCATGGTGATGACCAGGTCACCGTCGGCGCTGAACGGACTGGTGCCCGTCTGGGGCGCTACGTGGATGCCGCCCGCGATCCCCGGTGCCAACGGCCGGTCGGGCCACACCCGTATCTCTCCGCCCACCTCGCCGGCCGCCAGGTACCTGCTGTCCGGGCTGAACGCGACCGACTGGGACGGTTCGCCCGTCGGCAGGTCGACCCCGGACATGCCGTCCACCAGGTCCGACAACTTCTCGGCCGCGTCGGTCCGGTGGACACCGTTGTCGCGGTCGGCGCCTGCCAGGAACCGGCCGTCCTCGCTGAAGGCCAGCGAGGGCACGCCGAGGTGGTCCCTGCCGAAAGTGTCCCCGTAATCCTTCACCTCCACGCGTCGCAGATCCCGCCCGTTCACCACCTCCCAGAAGGCGATCCTGCCCGCTGCGCCGGTTGCGACCACCAGGTTCCGGCGGGGGGCGGCGGCCACCGCCATGACCGTCTCGGCCGGTTCCGTGTCCCGCAGCACGGGCCGGTCCGGGTCGCCGATGTCCCAGAGCCGTACCTGCGCAGGCTGTCCGCTGTCCGCGTCCCCGCTGCTGCCGTTGCCCGTGATCAGACGGCCCCCGTCGCGGGTGAAGGCCAGAGAGATCAGAGGCGCCTCGGCGACCGTCCGCTGGGCACGCAACGCCGGACGCACGGGATCGGCCACGTTCCACAGCCGTAGCAGTCCGTTGTGGCTGCCCGCCGCGAGGGTGCGGCCGTCCTTGCTGAAGGCCAGCGTGTACGTCACCCGGTGGGTGAGTGGCACCGAGGAGAGCCGCTTCGGCTTCTGCGGGTCGGCGGTGTCCCACAACGTCAGTTCGTCCGCCGACTGTGCGGCGAGGATCCGCGAGCGCGGATGGTAGGCGATGACCGGACTGCTCTTCAGGGCGAAGCGTCCCGCTTCCACGGGGTCGGTCGGAGAGGACACGTCCCACAGCTGGACCCTGCCGCCGCCCTTGGCCCTGTTGCTCCGGTGACTGGCTGCCAGGACCTCGCCGTCCGGACTGTAGGCAAGGTTGAGAACCGCCTCGCGATGTGGCGTCGCCGGCGCGAGACGGGCCGGGGTGACGGTCATCGACGCCGCGTACAGGCTGGAGCGGGTCTCCGGAGTCACCGCCGTCCGGTACGCGGCCAGGCTGAGCGGGAGCGCGATCTGCGGGTCGCGTTCGCGCATGGCGTCGGCCCGGGCGGCCAGCTCCCTGGCGATCAGGCTCTTCTCCCGGCTCGCCGCCTGTCCGTTCTCGTGGAACGCCCACCCGAAGAGGGAAGCCGCCACCAGCGTCAGGGCCGAAAGGGAGGCGATCCACGCCCGCGTGACGAGACGCCGCCGACGCTGCGCGTGGTCGCTCGCGGTGACGAATTCCCCCACCACGTGCGGAACGGGCACACGGACCACCGCCGGTGCGGCTGTCACGGGCGGGCCGTCGGCGGCCACATGGGTGGTCCCCCCGGACGGAAGACCGTCCGGAGCCCGCGAAGTCTTCCGGGATGGCCGGATGGTCTCGGTGGTGAGCTTCTTCGCCTCCTCCAGGGCGTCGCCCTGGTAGAGGCCGCTCGGTTTCCGTCCGCCCTCGGCCCAGCCTTCCGCCGCCGCGCTCAGGCGCCGGAGTCTCAGCAGGTCGTCCCGCACCTCGTCGATCCAGCCGCTGAGCCTGCTCCACGCGTGCAGCAGCGAATCGTGGCCGAGTTGCGCGCCGTCCTGTTCGTCGACGACGACCAGACGGGCATCCGCCAGCCGGCGCAGCAGGTCCTCGTTCCCGGACAGCTCGCCCGGCGACACCCGGCGACGGAACAGCCGCCCCTCACCGTCTGCGACGTGGACCATGGCCAGCAGGAGGCTCCGCAGAGCCGCGCGCCCGCCGTCGTCGAGAGAGTCGTGGATCCTGTCTGCGGCCGTGGCCACCGCGCCCCGGATGCCTCCCGCGGCGGCGTATCCGGCATAGGTCAGGGTCGTGCCCCGGCGCCGCAGCCAGATCTCGGGGAGGGCGTAGGCCAGGAAGGGCAGCGCTGCGGCGTCACCCGTGGCGCCTCGTTCCTCGTTCACGTCGCGCCGCAGGAGCTGCGGCACACCCTCCTCCCACCGCAGGCCCGCGTACTCCGCCGGGCGTACGATCGCGTCCTCGACCTCCTCGTCGGCCAGTGCGGGCACAGCGAAGTGGCCCGGCCGTACGACGGGCGCCAGACGCGGGTCGCTCAGGGCCTCGCCGTAGTAGTCGGCGCGCAGGGCGAGGACGAGGCGAGGGCCGGGGATCGCGTCCCCGGCCCCCTCCTCGTCCGTTCCTGCGGTGAGAGCGGCGGCGAACCGCTCACGTTCGGCCTCGTCCGAGCACAGAGTGAAGTACTCCTCGAGCTGGTCGACGACGAGGAGACGCGGGGCCTGCCCGGCCACGGCCCCCGCCGGCCGGCTGAAGCGTCCCCGCTCAAGATCCCGTACGACGTCGGAGGGGGCCCTGCCCACTGCCGCCGCCCAAGCCTCGGCGAGCGTCTGGAAGGGGCGTTCACCAGGCGCGGGCACCAGCCGGACGGGACCGAGCCCCGCCTGCTCCGCGACGACGGTGAGCCCCGCCCGCAGGAGCGAGGACTTGCCGACCCCCGAGGGCCCCACCAGGACCACCGGTTCACCGGGTTGCGCCCGCTGGACACGCCGCAGCAGCTCCTGGGTCAGCGCCTCCCGGCCGAAGAAGAGACGGTGCTGCTCGGGGAGGAAGGGGAGGATGCCGGGGTAGGGGCAGGCGGCATCCGCGTTCGGGGCGTCGGCCGCCCGCTGTCCCGTGCCCGGCCCCGGCACCGGCTCGTAGCGCGGGTTGACGGCGAGGGTCAGCTCGCTCAAGCGCGCGGTGCCACCGCCGTACGGGCGGGCGGCGCTCCCCTGGAGTCGCTGGTCGAGCAGCCGGTAGACGCCACCCAGCGTCAGCCACCTCGGGCCGCCCGCATCACCCTCCCGCAGAAGGCTGAGCACCTGACCGCTGAACAAGGTGTGCTGTGCGTCCGGCGGGGCGTACGCCAGCGTGTTGCGCATGGCTGAGGCGAGCAGGTAGCTGCCGGTGGGCCGGGCGCCGGCGAACGGGTCCGTGCCGGCCGGCCGGCGGGGCTCCTGGGCGTTCCCCGCGAAGCAGCAGTCGAGGATCACGACCGGGTCGGCTGCGGCGTCGCTCAGGTAGCGCTCGATCTCCGTGTAGGGGACGGAGTGCGCCACGTCGGCCTGGGACTTCGTGGTGGCCGTCGCCAGGTAGAGCTGCTGACCGGGGCCGCGCAGCCCGTGGCCGACGAAGTAGAGGAGGACGGTACCGCGCTCGTACCGCGCCTCGGTGGGCTCGGCCCGGCCGATGGCCGTCGCGAGTGCCTCCAGGACATCGCTCGGTGACGTCGGATCGGTGAGCAGCGTGACCCGATCGCCCATGCCGCACACCGTGCTGAGTGTCTCGGCGACATCGCGCGCCGAACGGAGGGCGGACGGCAGAGCGGGCAGTTGCTGCCCCGGGTGGCTCGCCGTCCCGACCACGAGCGCGTGGCAGCCGCCCGCAGCCAGGTCGGCTCTCACCGGCAGATCCGGAACGTCCCCCCGTGCCACGGTCAGCCCGCTTCAGGGGAAGGGCCGGTACGCCCGGCGTCCTGCGTCGCGCCTGCTGTCTCCTGGCTTCCCGGCGGTTCCGGAGGCCGTATCCCTCCCGGCTCCGCCTGCGTCCGCTGCTCCTGCCGGAGCGCTGCGGCCACCCGCTCGGCCAGCTCACTCGTGCCTTCGGCGGTGAGCCCTCGCACCTTCTCCGAGGAGACCACGACCTGGGTACCGTCCGGCAGCGTGAGGGTGACCGTCTGATTGCCCCGCCGGCCCTGCAGCCACACCACCACGGCCGCTCCCACGGCTGCCGTCGGACCGCCGGGAGCCAGCAGCAGCGAGATCAGCTCTCCCAGCGCTCCCATGGCTCCGCCCGACGGTGTGCCAGGCGCTTCCCGGCGGACGAATACGCGCAGATCAGGGTCCTGGCGAAGCCACCGGTAGAGATCGTCCGAGGCCCCGGCCCCGTCTCTGTCCCCGGCGTCGACGGCCAGTGTCACTCTCATCTTTGCTGCCCTTCACGTGCAAGGCGGTACAGGAGCTCTCAACTGTCCGCAATAAAAGGCAAGTTGGCAATGTGAAAACGCGCCTCGACGGCGGCTGGCCCGAACCGGGCAAGACGGAAGCGACCGCGACTTACAGGCGGGACCGGTGGGGCAGCCTTCCGGGGCCGAGCAGGCTGTGTCCCCGAGCGTTGTTCACGCGAGCTCCGGGCGGGGCGATCTGCCGGCCCTCATCCCCTGACCAGCCGCCCCAGCGCCCACCGCGCCGGACCGATATAGGCGGCGAGGGCGACAGCAGGGCCCTCGATGCGGAGGGTCGTGGCCGATCCGCCGGGTCGGTGCTGGACCTCGTGACGCAGCCGCAACCGCACCGGACCGAGCCGGACCCTCCACGCCCACCGCCATCGTTCCTCGTCCACCGACTCGACGAAGAACGCTGCCGTGACACCGAACACGGAGACGATCTCACCCCGGGTGCCGGGCCTGATCCGTTCATCGTCCACGCGCACCGCCCTGATCTGCGGCGACCACGACGGCCATCGGGCCGGTGCGACGTAGCGCAGCCAGACGTCCTCGGCCGCCGCGCGGCCTTCGGCCCGTAGCGTCACAGCTGCCATCGGACCGGGACCCCGCTCATCCGGCCCGGTCGTGGATGAACTCGTCGAGGGCCTTGCCCGGCCGCAAGGAGGCCTTGCCGCCCACGTCGTGGAAGCTGCCGAAGCCCACCAGGGTGACCGCCCTGCCCGCCCGGAGCGCCTCGGCGATCACTCCCGCCTCCGCGACCGTGCCGAACAGGGCATCGACCACCCGGCCGATCTGATCGGCCGGCACCTCGCCGCCCTCCGTCGTCTTGCGTCCGACCGCCTCGATCAGCCCGGACCTGTCCATGCGAAGCACCTGCTTCCCGCCGACGAAGACGCGTGACAGACATGACCCTGCCGTCCACAGCAGTCGTCATGCGCCACACAGTGCCACCAGGGTGGCACCGGGGGAGCGCCACCGCACGCCGGGTGTGTGCGGAGGCGGGCGGCCCGCGCCCCCTCCTCCCCTCAGGTGTCGCGGGTGGCGAGCATCCCCAGCGTGGCGAGCCCGAGGACCACCCAGCCGAACCAGAGCCAGCCGTTGCTCCCCAGTGCCACCGTGTACGCCGTCACCGCGACCAGCGCGCCGATCGTGAGCACTCCCATGGTTTTCGTGGATCCAGGCATGAGCGCACGCTCCTCACCCGGCCGCACGGCCGGTGCAGCCATGGTCACCCCTCGGGGGCGCCCACCGCTACTGGCCGCGCGCCTGCAATGAGGCGAGGTAGGCGTTGTACGCCTTCAGTTCCTGGTCGCCGTCCCGGTCGGCGGCACGGTCGGAGCGCTTGGCCGTCCGCTGCTCGGAGCGGTACCACTGGAAGACCAGAGCGATCAGGACCAGCACGGACGGGATCTCGCTGAAGGCCCAGGCGATCCCGCCGGCCGCGGACTGGTCGCCCAGGGCGTCGATACCGAGCGAGGCCGGAGGATTCTCGTACGCCTTCACCATCGGCTGGCTCGCCATCATCAGCGCGATCCCGAAGAACGCGTGGAACGGCATGCCCGCGAAGAGCTCCAGCATCCGCATCACGTAGCCGGGCCGGTGCGGGCCGGGGTCGACGCCCATGATCGGCCAGAAGAACACCAGGCCGACCGCCAGGAAGTGCACCATCATCGCGATGTGCCCCGTCTTCGACCCCATGAGGAAGTCG from Streptomyces sp. QL37 harbors:
- a CDS encoding urease accessory protein UreD produces the protein MSVTATARMTARADGRGSTVLPVLESEGPLALRRTRSPDPAYARVTLVGAMSAPLGGDRLAVEALAEDGARVVVDSAAATVALPGAGPDARPASYDVRLSVGEGAELHWLPEQIVSAHGSDLDMTTRAELAGTARLVLREEQILGRHGERTGRLSTRLTVRRAGRPLLDQQLAYGPGTPGGWDGAAVLGGHRAVGQLLVVDPAFDDGLPAPRLLGPTAALTPLAGPAVLVTALAADARLLRAVLDEALEGLLKETKALREP
- a CDS encoding alpha/beta hydrolase, with amino-acid sequence MKRTAVLGSAGTLIAGTLIAGAIAAPAAGAAGRHHGDQEARGVQIAAARATKAGIDWTDCPADWAIAAPIQCGWVSVPLDYAKPNGKQIKLAVDRHVSTGTKDERQGALVYNPGGPGGSGMAFPKRIVTKNPLWTKTAKAYDFVGFDPRGVGHSAPISCIDPQEFVKAPKADPVPDSEADKRAQRKLAAEYADGCAERSGDMLPHMTTPNTARDLDVIRAALGERKLNFLGVSYGTYLGAVYGTLFPSHVRRMVVDSVVNPAKDNIWYEANLNQDIAFQTRWNDWKAWVAENDSAYHIGDTPEKVEQAWLTLRAAAKKHPIGGVLGPAELTGFFQSAPYYDSAWAPTAQVWSDYLGGDTQALIDAAAPDLSDTAGNISSENSNAVYTAVECADAKWPTSWKKWDRDNTRLHKDHPFMTWANAWMNLPCATWPSKQQTPLDVRTGKGLPPVLIVQSTRDAATPYEGAVELHKRFKGSRLITEKGAGSHGVTGLVNPCVNERVDTYLLTGKTDRRDVTCTPHATPTP
- a CDS encoding NAD-dependent epimerase/dehydratase family protein; translated protein: MSRGRAFVLGATGQIGRPVVRALAEDGWEVTAASRGGGRDSGWDEGVRTVAVDREEKGALEAALGDGCDVLVDMVAFGPDHATQLAGLAGRAGSAIVISSGAVYEDDRGRSFDTQGEPDGFPEYPVPVPETQGTVTPGDASYGTRKIALERELLAVGDALPVTLLRAGAIHGAHCRTPRELYFVKRLVDGRRRRVLAYEGASRFHPAHVSNIAELIRLAALRPASRVLNAADPGAPTVAEIGAAVDDVLGLETETVLVAGAPPEGGIGETPWSGTHPVVYDMSAAERELGYRPVTDYVQSLPQTVEWLVAQLHGRDWKQAFPKMARNYGEALFDYAAEDAWLERYGRGA
- a CDS encoding lysophospholipid acyltransferase family protein, which gives rise to MFYYVLKYVVLGPLLRLVFRPRIEGLEHIPDDGAAIVAGNHLSFSDHFLMPAILKRRITFLAKAEYFTGPGIKGKLTAAFFHSIGQIPVDRSGKEAGQAAIREGLGVLSKGELLGIYPEGTRSHDGRLYKGKVGVAVMAIRAGVPVIPCAMVGTFEIQPPGQKMPKVKRVTIRFGEPLDFSRYAGLEDQKAAIRAVTDEIMYAILALSGQEYVDEYAVKAKAAQAEETRKFPRRPR
- a CDS encoding caspase family protein, whose protein sequence is MRADLAAGGCHALVVGTASHPGQQLPALPSALRSARDVAETLSTVCGMGDRVTLLTDPTSPSDVLEALATAIGRAEPTEARYERGTVLLYFVGHGLRGPGQQLYLATATTKSQADVAHSVPYTEIERYLSDAAADPVVILDCCFAGNAQEPRRPAGTDPFAGARPTGSYLLASAMRNTLAYAPPDAQHTLFSGQVLSLLREGDAGGPRWLTLGGVYRLLDQRLQGSAARPYGGGTARLSELTLAVNPRYEPVPGPGTGQRAADAPNADAACPYPGILPFLPEQHRLFFGREALTQELLRRVQRAQPGEPVVLVGPSGVGKSSLLRAGLTVVAEQAGLGPVRLVPAPGERPFQTLAEAWAAAVGRAPSDVVRDLERGRFSRPAGAVAGQAPRLLVVDQLEEYFTLCSDEAERERFAAALTAGTDEEGAGDAIPGPRLVLALRADYYGEALSDPRLAPVVRPGHFAVPALADEEVEDAIVRPAEYAGLRWEEGVPQLLRRDVNEERGATGDAAALPFLAYALPEIWLRRRGTTLTYAGYAAAGGIRGAVATAADRIHDSLDDGGRAALRSLLLAMVHVADGEGRLFRRRVSPGELSGNEDLLRRLADARLVVVDEQDGAQLGHDSLLHAWSRLSGWIDEVRDDLLRLRRLSAAAEGWAEGGRKPSGLYQGDALEEAKKLTTETIRPSRKTSRAPDGLPSGGTTHVAADGPPVTAAPAVVRVPVPHVVGEFVTASDHAQRRRRLVTRAWIASLSALTLVAASLFGWAFHENGQAASREKSLIARELAARADAMRERDPQIALPLSLAAYRTAVTPETRSSLYAASMTVTPARLAPATPHREAVLNLAYSPDGEVLAASHRSNRAKGGGRVQLWDVSSPTDPVEAGRFALKSSPVIAYHPRSRILAAQSADELTLWDTADPQKPKRLSSVPLTHRVTYTLAFSKDGRTLAAGSHNGLLRLWNVADPVRPALRAQRTVAEAPLISLAFTRDGGRLITGNGSSGDADSGQPAQVRLWDIGDPDRPVLRDTEPAETVMAVAAAPRRNLVVATGAAGRIAFWEVVNGRDLRRVEVKDYGDTFGRDHLGVPSLAFSEDGRFLAGADRDNGVHRTDAAEKLSDLVDGMSGVDLPTGEPSQSVAFSPDSRYLAAGEVGGEIRVWPDRPLAPGIAGGIHVAPQTGTSPFSADGDLVITMETESDFTRTTRVWDVSDLKKPKVRYALPGGWEAKFFLNRRESPVFLAHHWAGKLDHTLQIWQLRPDGSVKRSSGIPFTADVPSIAVSPDGMLLAVGSHEEPDTALWDIRDPARPVLRGTIGVRASSSLGSTGSLWFAGERSLATVEDGEHIRFWDVSDPTRPRKGGLIKDAALMSGAMYHESSQLLVTEAAGDDIQLYDLSRPTHPVKGASLPAAPGGYFPMGKDQLAAARADGSVEFWDVSDPAAPRKQDHDLLFDREVSSISMTSDARHAVTSEPYRVYSVGKDGRWKTPELFTVERASDVRVPPGDPAQGPRWLAVTGSDTSGLTPETTYVLDFATDGLYEDLCTSYPSSVPEDRWRQLFPHLAYRASCG
- a CDS encoding SRPBCC family protein, with product MAAVTLRAEGRAAAEDVWLRYVAPARWPSWSPQIRAVRVDDERIRPGTRGEIVSVFGVTAAFFVESVDEERWRWAWRVRLGPVRLRLRHEVQHRPGGSATTLRIEGPAVALAAYIGPARWALGRLVRG
- a CDS encoding HU family DNA-binding protein, with product MDRSGLIEAVGRKTTEGGEVPADQIGRVVDALFGTVAEAGVIAEALRAGRAVTLVGFGSFHDVGGKASLRPGKALDEFIHDRAG